The sequence ggctattttctttgtttctgccctttctcacttctctgattaaatttactctttggAACTTGAAAGGCTAAGGTTTTTCTACATGTAACGGGCAGGCAGAGGACATAGCAGGAGGAGGATTCATAACTCTAGAAGGTCTAACAGGATCCTGCTCAGTTATAAACACTGTGAAATTTATATCCTTTCTTTCATCATGTTAGTTTTCCATGTCATacaaccaattaaaaaattaaagtttatttaaattaattctcttataacaactttaaaagaCTTTGAGAAAAGTGGTGAAATCTTAGTTTCAAGAGTACAAATTTAAAGTGAAATGCATTTCAAATGTTAAATGTGCGGCTAATTAGGGTAGGGCTTTTGGGTCAACAGTAGAAATAGTAAATTGGTTATACTTTACTGGGGTAAAAGTCCTCTTCATAGAAACATTGTTTCACTTAAGAATCATTGTTTGGGGTAGAATCTCTCTTCTATCCTGCACTGACACATTTTTACTCTTTTGTCAAGGTATCAGATACATACCGGACTTCAACATTCTATCATAAGGCCTACCCAGCCCAACTGCTTACCTCTGGACAATGCAACCCTACCTCAGAAGCTGAAAGAGGTTGGATATTCAACACATATGGTTGGAAAATGGCACTTGGGTTTTTATAGAAAAGAATGTATGCCTACCAAGAGAGGATTTGATACTTTTTTTGGTTCCCTCTTGGGAAGTGGCGATTATTATACACACTACAAATGTGACAGTCCTGGGATGTGTGGCTATGACttgtatgaaaatgaaaatgctgccTGGGACTACGACAATGGCATATACTCCACACAGATGTATACTCAGAGGGTGCAGCAAATCTTAGCTTCCCATGACCCCAAAAGgcctatatttttatatattgcctATCAAGCTGTGCACTCTCCACTGCAAGCCCCTGGCAGGTATTTTGAACACTACAGATCGATTATCAACATAAACAGGCGCAGGTACGCTGCCATGCTTTCCTGCTTAGACGAAGCAATCAACAATGTGACCCTAGCTCTAAAGATGTATGGTTTCTATAACAACAGCATTATCATATACTCTTCCGATAATGGTGGCCAGCCCACGGCAGGAGGAAGTAACTGGCCTCTCAGAGGTAGCAAAGGAACCTACTGGGAAGGGGGGATCCGGGCTGTTGGCTTTGTGCACAGCCCACTTCTGAAAAACAAGGGAACGGTGTGTAAGGAGCTCGTGCACATCACTGACTGGTACCCCACTCTGATTTCACTGGCTGAGGGACAGATTGATGAGGACATTCAACTGGATGGCTATGACGTCTGGGAGACCATAAGTGAAGGCCTTCGTTCTCCTCGAGTGGACATTTTGCACAACATTGACCCCATTTATACCAAGGCCAAGAATGGCTCCTGGGCAGCAGGCTATGGGATCTGGAACACTGCCATCCAGTCAGCTATCAGAGTGCAGCACTGGAAACTGCTCACAGGGAACCCCGGGTACAGTGACTGGGTGCCCCCTCAGTCTTTCAGCAACCTGGGGCCGAACCGGTGGCACAACGAAAGGATTACCTTGTCAACTGGCAAAAGTGTGTGGCTGTTCAACATCACAGCTGACCCTTACGAAAGAGTGGACCTTTCTAACAGATATCCCGGAGTCGTGAAGCAGCTCCTCCGGAGACTCTCCCAGTTCAATAAAACCGCGGTGCCCGTCAGGTATCCCCCTAAGGACCCCAGAAGTAACCCTCGGCTCAACGGAGGAGTCTGGGGCCCATGGTataaagaggaaaacaagaaacagaagCCACGCAAAAGTAAGACtgagaaaaagcagaagaaaagtaaGACAAAGAAGAAACGGCCGAAGGCGGGTTCATTTCCAAAGTGCCGTTCTGGTGTTACTCGTGGATAAGTATAAATTTTTTCCTGTCTGGTTAAACTTAAGTCAGTTCTTAGTCTTTCATCAGTTTTCTAGGTGAACCAGCAAATTTGGCTCAGTAGGATCACTGCTATCAGCATCACACTGTCCATACTGTGCCATTCTACAGACCTCGGCCACTTGGAAGACTTCTGATCAGTGCCAAAAGTGCTACTCTCGTGAGCAACGC comes from Phacochoerus africanus isolate WHEZ1 chromosome 10, ROS_Pafr_v1, whole genome shotgun sequence and encodes:
- the ARSJ gene encoding arylsulfatase J isoform X1; the protein is MASRGFAGPPPQRPPPPPPQAWVWPGKMLAMGALAGFWVLGLLTYGYLSWGQGLEEEEDGLLRAQTGERPEPSVTASSQPHLIFILADDQGFRDVGYHGSEIKTPTLDKLAAEGVKLENYYVQPICTPSRSQFITGKYQIHTGLQHSIIRPTQPNCLPLDNATLPQKLKEVGYSTHMVGKWHLGFYRKECMPTKRGFDTFFGSLLGSGDYYTHYKCDSPGMCGYDLYENENAAWDYDNGIYSTQMYTQRVQQILASHDPKRPIFLYIAYQAVHSPLQAPGRYFEHYRSIININRRRYAAMLSCLDEAINNVTLALKMYGFYNNSIIIYSSDNGGQPTAGGSNWPLRGSKGTYWEGGIRAVGFVHSPLLKNKGTVCKELVHITDWYPTLISLAEGQIDEDIQLDGYDVWETISEGLRSPRVDILHNIDPIYTKAKNGSWAAGYGIWNTAIQSAIRVQHWKLLTGNPGYSDWVPPQSFSNLGPNRWHNERITLSTGKSVWLFNITADPYERVDLSNRYPGVVKQLLRRLSQFNKTAVPVRYPPKDPRSNPRLNGGVWGPWYKEENKKQKPRKSKTEKKQKKSKTKKKRPKAGSFPKCRSGVTRG
- the ARSJ gene encoding arylsulfatase J isoform X2; its protein translation is MKNENFLYAVDWYQIHTGLQHSIIRPTQPNCLPLDNATLPQKLKEVGYSTHMVGKWHLGFYRKECMPTKRGFDTFFGSLLGSGDYYTHYKCDSPGMCGYDLYENENAAWDYDNGIYSTQMYTQRVQQILASHDPKRPIFLYIAYQAVHSPLQAPGRYFEHYRSIININRRRYAAMLSCLDEAINNVTLALKMYGFYNNSIIIYSSDNGGQPTAGGSNWPLRGSKGTYWEGGIRAVGFVHSPLLKNKGTVCKELVHITDWYPTLISLAEGQIDEDIQLDGYDVWETISEGLRSPRVDILHNIDPIYTKAKNGSWAAGYGIWNTAIQSAIRVQHWKLLTGNPGYSDWVPPQSFSNLGPNRWHNERITLSTGKSVWLFNITADPYERVDLSNRYPGVVKQLLRRLSQFNKTAVPVRYPPKDPRSNPRLNGGVWGPWYKEENKKQKPRKSKTEKKQKKSKTKKKRPKAGSFPKCRSGVTRG